In Nicotiana tabacum cultivar K326 chromosome 2, ASM71507v2, whole genome shotgun sequence, the following proteins share a genomic window:
- the LOC107799509 gene encoding ethylene receptor-like, with protein MDCNCFDPQWPADELLMKYQYISDFFIAVAYFSIPIELVYFVQKSAVFPYRWVLVQFGAFIVLCGATHLINLWTSTPHTRTLAIVMTTAKVFTAVVSCATALMLVHIIPDLLSVKTRELFLKNKAAELDREMGLIRTQEETGRYVRMLTHEIRSTLDRHTILKTTLVELGRALALEECALWMPTRTGLELQLSYTLRHQNPVGFTVPIQLPVINQVFSTNHAVKISPNSPVARLRPAGKYIPGEVVAVRVPLLHLSNFQINDWPELSTKRYALMVLMLPSDSARQWHVHELELVEVVADQVAVALSHAAILEESMRARDLLMEQNVALDLARREAEMAVRARNDFLAVMNHEMRTPMHAIIALSSLLQETDLTPEQRLMVETILKSSNLLATLINDVLDLSRLEDGSLQLDVGTFNLHVLFREVLNLIKPIASVKKLFVTLSLSSDLPEFAIGDEKRLMQILLNVVGNAVKFSKEGSVSISAVAAKSESLRDPRAPEFFPVQSENHFYLRVQVKDTGSGINPQDIPKLFCKFAQNQALATKSSGGTGLGLAISKRFVNLMEGHIWIESEGLGKGSTAIFIVKLGIPGRSNEPKLPFMPRLPANQMQMTFQGLKVLVMDDNGFSRMVTKGLLVHLGCDVTTVSSGDECSRVLTQEHKVVFMDVSIPCIDYYEVVMRIHEKFGKRHDRPLIVALTGNTDRVTKENCMRVGMDGVILKPVSVDKMRSVLSELLEHGVVLQS; from the exons ATGGATTGTAACTGCTTTGATCCACAATGGCCTGCTGATGAGTTGTTAATGAAGTATCAGTACATTTCCGATTTTTTCATCGCAGTTGCTTATTTCTCTATCCCAATCGAGTTGGTATACTTTGTCCAGAAATCGGCAGTTTTTCCATATAGATGGGTACTCGTGCAGTTTGGTGCTTTCATAGTTCTTTGTGGAGCAACACATCTTATCAACTTATGGACATCTACCCCCCATACAAGGACTTTGGCAATAGTGATGACTACCGCAAAGGTCTTCACTGCTGTGGTATCATGTGCAACGGCTCTCATGCTTGTGCACATCATTCCGGATCTATTAAGTGTCAAAACTAGGGAGCTATTCTTGAAAAACAAAGCGGCAGAGCTTGATCGTGAAATGGGTCTTATTCGGACACAGGAGGAGACGGGTAGGTATGTTAGAATGCTTACACATGAAATCAGAAGTACTCTGGATAGACATACTATTTTGAAGACTACACTTGTTGAGCTTGGAAGAGCATTGGCACTGGAAGAGTGTGCATTGTGGATGCCAACTCGTACTGGACTGGAGCTTCAACTTTCTTACACTCTACGTCATCAAAATCCAGTTGGATTTACAGTACCTATACAACTTCCTGTAATTAATCAAGTTTTCAGTACAAATCATGCTGTTAAAATATCACCAAATTCTCCCGTCGCAAGGCTTCGACCTGCTGGGAAGTACATTCCAGGTGAGGTGGTTGCTGTCAGGGTCCCCCTTCTGCATCTCTCGAACTTTCAGATTAATGATTGGCCTGAACTTTCTACGAAGCGCTATGCTTTGATGGTTTTGATGCTTCCTTCAGATAGTGCTAGACAATGGCATGTCCATGAATTGGAGCTTGTTGAAGTGGTAGCCGATcag GTAGCTGTTGCTCTCTCACATGCTGCCATCTTGGAGGAATCAATGAGGGCTAGGGATCTTCTTATGGAGCAGAATGTGGCTCTTGATCTGGCAAGAAGAGAAGCAGAAATGGCTGTTCGTGCGCGTAATGATTTCCTAGCAGTTATGAATCATGAAATGAGAACTCCTATGCATGCAATAATTGCACTTTCATCTTTGCTACAAGAAACTGACCTGACACCGGAGCAGCGTCTGATGGTGGAAACAATCCTTAAGAGCAGCAACCTTTTAGCAACGCTCATCAATGATGTCTTGGATCTTTCAAGGCTTGAGGATGGAAGCCTTCAACTTGACGTTGGGACTTTCAATCTTCATGTTCTCTTCAGAGAG GTCCTTAACTTAATCAAGCCTATTGCATCTGTGAAAAAGTTGTTTGTCACGCTTAGCTTGTCTTCAGATTTGCCGGAATTTGCTATTGGAGATGAAAAACGGCTAATGCAAATTCTTTTAAATGTTGTTGGCAATGCTGTAAAATTTTCAAAAGAAGGCAGTGTGTCAATTTCAGCTGTTGCTGCAAAATCAGAATCTTTAAGAGATCCTAGAGCTCCCGAGTTTTTTCCTGTGCAAAGTGAGAATCACTTTTATTTACGTGTACAG GTAAAAGATACAGGATCAGGCATTAATCCGCAGGATATCCCCAAGCTATTCTGCAAGTTTGCGCAAAACCAGGCACTAGCAACTAAAAGTTCGGGTGGCACTGGGCTTGGCCTTGCGATTTCTAAGAG GTTTGTTAATCTTATGGAAGGTCATATTTGGATCGAAAGTGAAGGACTTGGCAAGGGGTCTACTGCTATCTTTATTGTTAAACTTGGCATTCCTGGGCGCTCAAATGAGCCTAAGCTTCCCTTTATGCCCAGATTGCCTGCAAATCAAATGCAGATGACTTTTCAAGGACTAAAGGTTTTGGTTATGGATGATAACGG GTTTAGTAGGATGGTAACCAAGGGTCTGCTAGTGCACCTAGGGTGCGATGTAACAACAGTTAGCTCTGGCGATGAGTGCTCGAGAGTTCTTACTCAGGAACACAAAGTAGTATTCATGGACGTGAGTATACCATGTATAGACTATTATGAAGTTGTTATGCGGATACATGAAAAGTTTGGGAAACGTCACGACAGGCCACTTATTGTGGCACTAACAGGAAACACTGACCGAGTGACGAAAGAAAACTGCATGAGAGTTGGTATGGATGGAGTTATTCTGAAACCTGTTTCAGTTGACAAAATGAGAAGTGTTTTATCCGAGCTTTTAGAGCATGGAGTTGTTCTTCAATCCTAG
- the LOC142167359 gene encoding uncharacterized protein LOC142167359 — MSSVSKELVTGIVYGKDASAVWADLRERFDKVNMSRIFQLHKGIATITQGNDSVSVYFSKLKDLWDEFDSMVPPPCVCPRSRNFMEHMRRQKLLQFLMGLNKSYEQARSQILMTNPTPTVNKAYSMIIERESQRALTNSSMTGEGTELTALLAGKGSTYQKQRKN, encoded by the coding sequence ATGAGCTCTGTCTCAAAGGAATTGGTGACAGGAATTGTGTATGGAAAGGATGCCAGTGCTGTTTGGGCAGATTTACGAGAGAGGTTTGACAAGGTGAATATGTCAAGGATTTTTCAGTTACATAAGGGAATTGCAACAATTACACAAGGAAATGACAGCGTTTCtgtatatttttcaaaactcaaGGACCTTTGGGATGAATTTGACAGTATGGTTCCTCCTCCCTGCGTTTGTCCGAGATCTAGGAATTTTATGGAACATATGCGGAGGCAGAAGCTACTGCAGTTTTTAATGGGCCTTAATAAGAGTTATGAACAAGCACGAAGTCAAATTTTGATGACTAATCCTACACCAACAGTGAACAAAGCCTATTCTATGATCATTGAGAGAGAGAGTCAAAGAGCGTTGACTAACTCATCTATGACAGGTGAAGGAACAGAACTAACAGCCTTACTAGCTGGTAAAGGAAGCACTTATCAGAAGCAAAGGAAGAATTAG